The genomic stretch CGCGCGCGAGGCGCATGTGGCCGAACCCGAGTTCCTGCGCCAGCAACCCGACTATTGGGAGCCGCTCGAGCGCTACAGCAAGCGCGAGCTCTGGCATGCGCGGGAATGGAGCCCGACGGCCCCGGGCGAACGGCTCTTCGGCCTTGCCCCGATCATCCAGCTGAACAAGCGCATGGGCAACGTGCCCGAGCCCAGCACCCGCCATTGGCCCACGCGCGACCTCTACACGCACCTGCGCTACGCCGAAATGGCGATGGATCCCGACACGCTGCCTGATGGCACCATCACGATCGACGACACCTGGATGCCGAATCGCCGGTACGACAAGCTCGCGGGCGATACCATCGTGACGCCCACGAGCTTCGTGGTGATCGACAGCCTCTACGTGCTGCGCGACAGCTCCACCAAGGCCTTGCTGGGCGATCGCTTCACCGTGCACGCTGCCGCACTGCGCATCCGCGACCTGTACGATGCCGACCGCTGGTTCGAGGCTCGGCCGGTGGTGATCTACGCCGATGGCCAGCCCGTGATGGGCAAGGCTGCTGAAGTGGAGCCCTTGCGCGTGCGGTTCAGCCTTGCGAAAGTGGAAGGCGGCAAGGCCAGCCTCGATGTGGCCGAACAGGAATTCGTAGTGATGCAGGCGCTAATCTTCCCGGGCATCAATATCCTCTGGATCGGCTGCGTGCTGCTGGCACTGGGCTCGGGCATGGCGGTGTGGCAGCGGGTGCGGAGGAAAGAGGTTGAGAAGCTGAGCGGTTGAAGGTTGAACGCACCACCCGCGCGCATCCCCTCAACTCCAAACCTCATCAACCCCACAACTCCCTGCATGACCTCCATCCTCCTGATCGGCACCGGCCGCATGGCCTACCACCTGGGCCACGCCATCGTGAAGGCCAAGCTGCCACTCATCGGCGTGGCAGGCCGCGACCCGGAGAAACTCAACGACCTCGCGCGTTTCCTCGAGCGGCCGGCGCATCGGCTGGACCGTGCGTTGCCGCCCGCCGACCTGGTGATCATCGCCACCAGCGACGACAGCATCCCGGAAGTGGCTTCGCGGATCCCCGCAGGCCGCAGCGTGCTGGTTCATACCGCCGGTGCGGTGCCCATCGATGTGCTGCTGCCGCATGCGCATCGCGGCGTGATCTGGCCGGTGCAGACGCTCAGCCACGGCGCTCCCATCGACCTGAGCGATGTGCCGATGGCTGTGGAAGGCAGCTCGCCAGAAGCCGAATCCGCCGTGCTCCGGCTGGCGCGCGCCGTCAGTGAGAGCGTGCTGCAGCTCCCGCACCGCCAGCGCGAACTTCTGCACCTGACCGCCGTGCTTGCCAGCAACTTCCCGGTCTTCCTCATGCACGAGGCCCAGCGCCTGCTCAAACAGGAGAAGCTGCCGCCCAACCTGCTCATGCCGCTCTGGAAGCTCACCGCGCACAAGGTCACCACCATCGGACCTGCTGAGGCCCTCACCGGCCCGGCTCGCCGTGGCGATGTCAGCTCCGTGAAGCGCCACCTCGAACTGTTGCAGGGCGAAGCCGATCTTCGCCGCGCCTACGCGCAATTGAGCAGCATGGTGCTGAAGGCGCATGGCCACCCCACGGATGGCATCGACCTATAAAGAGCTCCTCTCGGGCATCGACACCTTCCTGTTCGATGTGGACGGTGTGTTCACTGACAACCGTGTGCTGATGATGCCCGGGCTCGACCCCGTGCGCACATTCCATAGCCGCGATGCCTACGCCGTGCAGCATGCCATGAAGGAAGGCTGCCGCATCATCATCACCACTGGCGGCAAGAGCGACGGCATGCGCGAGAGCTTCGAGCGGCTGCGCGTGACGGCGTACCACAGCGGCGTGCATGACAAGAGCGCCAAGCTCGATGCCCTCATCGCCGAGGGCCTCGTTGATCCCGCGCGCACCGCCTACATGGGCGATGACATCCCCGACCTGCGCGTGATGCAGCGCGTGGCCCTGCCCTGCTGTCCCTCAGACGCCGCTCCCGAGGTGAAGGCCATCAGCCGCTTCATCAGCGCCAAGGCCGGTGGCCACGGATGCGTGCGCGACCTTCTGGAACAGGCCATGAAGGTGCAGGGCAAGTGGCTCACCGACGGCGCCTACACCTGGTGAGCATGCTCGATCTCCTTCGCCTCGCGCGCCCGCTGAACCTTCTGATCATGGCGCTCACCATGGCACTGATCCGTTACGGCCTCGTGCTGGGCTGGCTCGAGCGCGGGCTGAATGAGCTGTTGCAGGAAGTGGGCGGGGGCATCACGCGCGGGCAGCTCACGGTGGAGCCTGGCTTCGGCCCGCAGCTGCCGCTGTGGCTCTTCCTGCTGCTCGTGCTCAGCGTGGTGCTCATCGGCGCTGCCGGAAACATCATCAACGACTACTTCGACACGCGGATCGATCGGATCAACAAGCCGGACCAGGTGCTCGTGGGCCGCACCGTGAAGCGCCGCGTGGCCATGGCCGCGCACCTGGTGCTCAGCAGCGCGGGCCTTCTTTGCGGCGCGATCGTGGCATGGCGCACCGGGCAATGGCCGCTGCTGATCATCCCCGCCTTCGCCATCGGCGCGCTGTGGACATACAGCACCACCTTCAAACGTCAGCTCATCATCGGCAACGGCACCGTGGCCACGCTCACCGCGCTGGTACCGCTCACGGTCGGGCTCTACGAGGTCCCAGCACTGCAGCATTCCTTTCACGCCTACAGCACCGTGACCCTGCCGGACGATTCGCGGTACGGGATGGAGAGCTCGTTCACCGAATTGTGGTGGTGGGTGCTCGGCTTCGCTGGCTTCGCCTTCCTGTCCTCGCTGGTGCGCGAGCTGCAGAAGGACATGGCCGATGTGAAAGGCGATGCCGCCCAGGGCTGCCGCACCATCCCCATCGCCTGGGGCATGCGCTGGGCGAAGGCGCTCGTGCTGCTCTATATCGCATCGCTCATCCTCGCGCTACTGGCGCTGCACATGCTCGTGCCTGCGCTGCGCGGCAACCTCGCGTACTGGTACATCCAGCTGGGCATCATCGCGCCGCTGCTCCTGTCCGCAGGCTTCACGTACAACGCGAATCGACGCGAGGAGCACAACCGCGCCGGAGCCTTGATGAAGGTGGCCATGGTGATGGGAGCGGGCTTCGCGGCGATCATCCGGTTCCTATGATGCGCCACCCTCCGCTCTTCCCCTGGCGATTGATCCTCGCCTCCGCTTCGCCGCGCCGGCGCCTTCTGCTGCAAGGCCTCGACCTGCCGGTGGAGATCACCAGCGTGGATGTGGACGAGACGCCGCCTGCTGGCATAGCCGATGCCCAGGTGGCCGAGCACCTCGCGCGCAAGAAAGCCGAAGCCTGGCGTGGCACGCTCGCATCCGACCAAGTGCTCATCACAGCCGATACCACGGTGCTGCTCGATGACCCCACGGGCCCGCACTTGCTGAATAAACCGGTTGACGCCGCCGACGCCCGCCGCATGCTTGGCCTGCTGTCCGGTCAATCGCACCGAGTGATCACAGGCGTTTGCCTGCGCACCGCCAGCAACCTGCTCCACTTCGCCGATACGGCGGTGGTGCGCTTCCGGGTGCTCACGGCCGCCGAAATCGCCTACTACGTGGAGCAGCACAAGCCCTTTGACAAGGCCGGGGCTTACGGTGTGCAGGATTGGATCGGCTACACCGCCGTGGAGCGCATCGAGGGCAGCTTCTACACCGTGATGGGACTGCCCATGCATCGCGTGTACCTGGCCTTGCGCGATTTGCCCGAACCCGGGTGACCAACATCACCGGTAAAGTCTGAATCATGCCGAACTTGCAGCGCTCAAACGAACTGCCATGAACCGCACCATCCTGCTAATCACCGCTGCGTCAATCCTCCATGCATTCAAGGCCGACGCGCAGAAAGGCAATTCCACCCATGAGGGCTATGCGCTCTCGTGGGACAAGACCATAGCGGTGGTGCCTGACAGCCTGCAGAACGGCGTGTTCAGATTATCCGCGTGGACCATCGCCGTGCATGAGGCCGATGCCAGTGACGTGATGGGCTGGTGGATGGCCGACATGCAAGCGGTGAGCACCGCCGTCACCAAGGGCAAGCCTGCCAAAGCCCAAGGCTTGCGTGTCCCCCAGTTGCCCGAAGCGCAACTGGCAGCCGCAGCCTCCGCGCAGGAAAAGAAGTCGAACCTGGCTAAGCTCACCGTGGCTTTCGCCATGAACGACTCCACGCCCACGCGAACCACGGACGGCCAGGAAGCCTACATGCGCGCATTGGCCGTGAAGTACAACCAGGCGGTGGTGCAAGCGCAGATCGCGGAGTACGAGAAGCAGCTTGCCAAGGCAGGTGATAAGCTGGCCGACACCAAGGGTGATGTGGCCAAGAGCCAGTCGCGCATCACCAAGTCGAACAGCCAGCTCGAGAAGCTCAAAGCGAAGCGCGCCAAGATCGAACGCGATAACGCGCACCTCACCGGTGATATCGCCGGCCGCGAGAAGAAGTTCGCGCTGAGCAACGATCCGAAGGACCTTCAGAAGCTCACGAAGGCACGGGAGAAGCTGGCCAAGGGCGAATCCTCTTTGGCGAAGCTGATGCAGCAAGAGGCCAAGGCGCAGGGCGATATCGCCAAAGAGCAGGGCCGCTTGGAGAGCACGGCCGGCAAGGCCGAGGACCGAGGGGCCACCAAGGAAGAGGTGCAGCGCGTGCTCGATGCGCTCAAGCGCAAGCATGATTCGATCCAGTAGGCCCCATCAACGCAGCAGCGTCACATG from Flavobacteriales bacterium encodes the following:
- a CDS encoding DUF2520 domain-containing protein, translating into MTSILLIGTGRMAYHLGHAIVKAKLPLIGVAGRDPEKLNDLARFLERPAHRLDRALPPADLVIIATSDDSIPEVASRIPAGRSVLVHTAGAVPIDVLLPHAHRGVIWPVQTLSHGAPIDLSDVPMAVEGSSPEAESAVLRLARAVSESVLQLPHRQRELLHLTAVLASNFPVFLMHEAQRLLKQEKLPPNLLMPLWKLTAHKVTTIGPAEALTGPARRGDVSSVKRHLELLQGEADLRRAYAQLSSMVLKAHGHPTDGIDL
- a CDS encoding 3-deoxy-D-manno-octulosonate 8-phosphate phosphatase; translation: MATPRMASTYKELLSGIDTFLFDVDGVFTDNRVLMMPGLDPVRTFHSRDAYAVQHAMKEGCRIIITTGGKSDGMRESFERLRVTAYHSGVHDKSAKLDALIAEGLVDPARTAYMGDDIPDLRVMQRVALPCCPSDAAPEVKAISRFISAKAGGHGCVRDLLEQAMKVQGKWLTDGAYTW
- a CDS encoding geranylgeranylglycerol-phosphate geranylgeranyltransferase; translated protein: MLDLLRLARPLNLLIMALTMALIRYGLVLGWLERGLNELLQEVGGGITRGQLTVEPGFGPQLPLWLFLLLVLSVVLIGAAGNIINDYFDTRIDRINKPDQVLVGRTVKRRVAMAAHLVLSSAGLLCGAIVAWRTGQWPLLIIPAFAIGALWTYSTTFKRQLIIGNGTVATLTALVPLTVGLYEVPALQHSFHAYSTVTLPDDSRYGMESSFTELWWWVLGFAGFAFLSSLVRELQKDMADVKGDAAQGCRTIPIAWGMRWAKALVLLYIASLILALLALHMLVPALRGNLAYWYIQLGIIAPLLLSAGFTYNANRREEHNRAGALMKVAMVMGAGFAAIIRFL
- the maf gene encoding septum formation protein Maf, encoding MMRHPPLFPWRLILASASPRRRLLLQGLDLPVEITSVDVDETPPAGIADAQVAEHLARKKAEAWRGTLASDQVLITADTTVLLDDPTGPHLLNKPVDAADARRMLGLLSGQSHRVITGVCLRTASNLLHFADTAVVRFRVLTAAEIAYYVEQHKPFDKAGAYGVQDWIGYTAVERIEGSFYTVMGLPMHRVYLALRDLPEPG